A stretch of DNA from Carya illinoinensis cultivar Pawnee chromosome 12, C.illinoinensisPawnee_v1, whole genome shotgun sequence:
CATTTTTAGCGATACAaagttaaaagaagaaaatttaaacaaaagacAAGTCGGATTTTTAAAGCTCACCCTCTTCCATTAATGACTGGAACTGCTTGATCGCTTCCTCATTAGCAACGTCCATTTCCTGCTTTTTTCTTTCTGAACCGTATATTCAAAGAACTCCGTCAGAGTTGGTAGAAATTCAGAAACTTTTAGGTGAATTCGTGAAAATCCTCAACTTGGGTTAGAGTTTTCCGATCCTCAGTCTCTGTCTCCCGCTCTCCGTCTTTAAGAGCTCTGAAGTTGAGGGGGATGCCCAGAAATTTTGTATTGTATTGTGTATATTTCATTGTATATCCACCTCGTCTGAATTTTTATTTGTACTTGAAGTTTATCAAATGAATACTAAATTGATGAGCGGCTGAATTGATCCAAGGGCCTGAAATTATTAGTACAGAATTAAATACcagattataaattatttatataatataatttagcTACTAATCATCTCAcattatacattttatatattttaatattattttttttattcttgttaaactaattaaattattatacttatcatccatacactatatatttattataaaaaaattaaaattaaaattaaaatccataTGGTATTTAGGGAtgataaacaaaattattttaatttaatatataaaatttaaattttaaaatttatcttttaaataaaattatattgtatACGAATATATAGTGTAAAGCTTTTAAATAGAACTATActtatattgaaaaaatatatttaaattattaggtATAGGGGTGTGAATATCGATGTTATTCACTTATTTCTTTCGTATTGaatatattcaaatatttttaacttcTATATTAAATGTGGATAATATCAGGAGAATGATGTTAATGATTCTGTCACATTTAGTCTATaaagaatttttaattatttaatgagATAATTGCAAAATCAGTACTTAGATTTTCAGATCTTTATAAAATGAAGGTAATAGTTTTGAAATTGCAGTGAGTTGAGCTTGAGAGTTGATGATCTATCAAGGCCGATAGTCCTTCTagttttttaatgcttttttaTGTTCTACATACAACTCAACAGCCGTCTTAATATCTAGAGCTACCCAAAGATTTGTTTTATGgttgtgttatttttttaatataaaataattatttttatcaatcgCATTAATAGAATGCGTAAAACATACACAAAAACAACTTTACGTAACAGAACTCTAATGGTTTTCGGACTTCCAACCCTCACTCAAAAGAAGACAAGAAACTATGGCTTACTTGATAAAAAGGAAGATGCTAAACATTGTAGCTTGTTATCTCCAACCGAAGGCAAAGGGTATAAAATAATGCTCCCTATCTTTTATTCGTTGCCATgttgttttcttctttggatGGTCTCTCTCAGATCTCATCTGAATCTTTCGAATAATGTGTCTCGATCGTCGGTCTCACTGAGTATTCCAACCCATTCCATCCCTTCTTGTGTCCCTCTCCTCTCCCATGCGACTAAGAGTCAAAAAAGACCAGATTTTTGTGTCCAtaaccatcttttcttttctgcttCCTTCCTATTAACTATTAATCAACAATTCAAAGAAATTTCCTATTACCAAAATTCAATGATTTGGTTTCGTTTTCAAAACCCATTTGGGCAAAGAGGGAGACAAGCAGCTTGAAAGCCACACTTGCACATTGCTttgacgattttttttttttttttttgaaactcaaaattaatatttataatggtttttacttaaaaaaagaaacaaacaaaggacaggaaagaaaaagaaatgttttGCAAGGACCACAAAATCAAAAAGACGTATGAACTTCCATAACCAATGGCTTTTAAAGGAATTGAGAGGTGACAATATCAATTGGCATCAAAGATTGGTGGGGATTTGTCAAGACATTAATTGATGGTAAGGAAAAAGCGTGGCATGTTGTATGTAACACAATCACCCACTCAAAACAATTATTACTCATTgggaaatataaagaaaaaggcaagatGCCATCTATATTGCATCTTCTTCTCCCAGtactccattttctttttcttatataattatttgtttCAATTCAATGCTCAAGTTTCTGatgtctaaaaaaaatataaataaatatcaaaaatatCCGCTCTTGATGGCAgcatatgttatatattttaaaaaaaaatatagttgtaagtacaGCTGCATACTAATATATATGCACTAATTTAacgtgattagttaaaaaatagatttgattgaaaataatattaatttaaattttaaatatagaaaaattaatattgatatgtagattagtacgtgactttgCTTATAATAGCAAAATACATATTTTAGCAAGAGACAGAtgacatttttacaaaatagaGAGTAACGCACCAAAGTATGCCAGCGGGGATAGCTCAGTTGGGAGAGCGTCAGACTGAAGATCTGAAGGTCGCGTGTTCGATCCACGCTCACCGCAATACTGCCTTGTTTTTATTATGAGAAATTATTATTATCCTTGAAGGTCTACCAAAGCGGCGGCCATGTCCATCCGTAACGATATGGCTATGTTTACATTTTTCCTATTTTCTGCTAAGCTAAACCCAACTTCGTCCACCCATACTTCCGTGCTAATATGCGTGATTTTTGCAGCTATTTGCGGCTGAATGCCATTCTTTTCGGTTTTCAATATCATGAGAATCCGAGCTTTCTAGTGTTGACAAATGTAAGTACATCAGATTGGAGCAGCaaagtaagaaaaatatgtGATCGTTGAGCCAAAGATATTCAGATGAGATTATCATAGACAGCAAGAGCTACACTTTTGGCTCAATCAGAGGAGGAAAATGATGGACACAACTCTTGTAgcaggaatttttttttagttctccGATTGTACTCAGCCCGATTATGAGCTCGTTTACCATGGATGCTTGAATGAGCAAGTTGCTCCTCGCACGAGGAATTTCATGGACTCAAAAACATATATTTCtgcaataaaaatttgaaagtgattcataaaaatatcaaacataATGTCATTATGGGATTAAAAAGAACTGATTGATTTTCCAATAACCAACAACTCAAAAAATCTACATGTTTCTcacaaagaagaggaaaaggaaaagaaaaaagattggttcttgaAGTAACTAAAAGAAATCGAATTCTAAATAATTTTGATCAGGGCAAGCAGCGGGAGCAGCTTTGTCACTAGTTGATGCCGTGGAGACTGGAATTCGCTCGATCTCAATTGGTTTGGGGATCTCGGGTGGGCTAGCACACCGAATCAATGCCCAGTTTACGCCTTCAAAGAAGGGGTGTTGCTTAATCTCTGTTGCTCCTCGCTTATATGCCAGCCTATGTTGGGGTTCTTTCACTAGTAACCCTCTTATCAGATCCCTTGCTGAAAAACTCACCACTGGTGACTCTGGGAATCGCAGCGGTTGACCCACAACATTGAATAAGGTTGCTCGGTTCCCTGATCCCTTGAAAGGAGTCTTACCAAACAAGAGCTCGTAGAGAAAGATCCCAAAAGTCCACCAATCAACAGCACTGCCGTGCCCTTCACCTTTGATAATTTCGGGTGCCAAATACTCGTGAGTCCCTACGAATGACATTGAGCGGGCATTGGTCGGCTCTGCCATAAGCTCTGGCAATGGACTGACTTGATTTCCCATTTCATTCTTGGGTTTCCGGTCTTTCTTAGATTTGCTTGAAAACAGACGAGGCCCAAAACATGTTGTAGGCGCCACGCATGATGGTTGAATACAGGAGGGCTCGATGCAAGCTGGTTGGACACAATAAACTGGGTTCTTGCGCATAGGTTCAGATTCGGGTGCAGAAGACTTGACTAGAGTAGGGATGTACGCACAGCGGAGGGAAAGGTCAAAGTCAGAAAGCATTATGTGGCCATCATCCCTCACAAGTACATTCTCTGGCTTGAGATCACGGTAAACAATTCCAAGCATGTGTAGATACTCCAGAGCGAGGAGAACCTCTGCTACATAGAACCTGCATATTGAAGGTTAAGGGATAACAAGAATGAATTAATATCACAAGTCATTGTTATGCAAGATAGAAAAGAGAATTGGCTTGCAACAGCTATTCAACACAGGACTGAAGAATACAACTCACATGGAACTTCTTCTAGCTATGTAATTATTCTATAAAAAGGCTAGCacgaaaaatatataagaagaaTCATAATCCTTCAGATCTGCTGTTAGTAATGGATAGGGGAATTCAAGCCCCAGACACCACCACTAAGATATTGGGATCGGTGCCATTGGACCAAAGGCCACTTTGGAATAATATAGaaaacatgttttagctatATTAGCCTGATACCAAAATCGTAATTTGTGTTAAAGCTTTTCATGTTAATTTGTGGAGTAGCACATGAATACCGGCCTCTCATATCAAGAATCACAACCAAGAGTCTATTCCAGTCATTTATCCCATGATTTCATCAAATTTCTCATCATTGTGCTGGTTCTTACATCTTCTTGTTGCACCAAACATCTTATCATTAGCGAAGTGCATTCCGGAAAATGTCCTATCAACAATTCTGACAAAACAACTAGAAACATGTCTTCTATTTGATATGGCAGCTAAGACAACCCCACCACTATTTTCCTCAGCACACGGAATTTCTAGAGCACAGTGGCCTCTCTGTCATTCCCTCTAATGACTAAGAAAGCTGGTTCACATCAATAAATAGTGAAAGAAGAATTGATCAGCCTCTCCAATATCCTAGGCATGcccatttcttttttcaattagGAAATTCCATcgtggaagaaaagaaagaagaaactcTGAATAAACTATCGCAAAGATAAATAATCAAGGTtaaaaagatgatttttttttttcaataaacacAATTTTATTCAGCATAAAGTGGACAAAGGCCCATATACATGAACGTCGCCTATGCATGCTAGCTTAGCGATACAAGGAAGaaggttaaaaaaattaatggaaagATCTTCTAGATGCACAGGGATTTACCATTGATTCCTTTTTAATTTGAGACACAACTTTAAATCCTGTTATGATGCATAAGAAAAATTGTTCCTCAATGCCAATTATGCACAACAcctaataaagaaaataaaatccccTAGAAATTGATACTTGACCATTACATGTTTATACAAATATTAACTTTTCCTAGAGTTATTGCTGGAGGTCCATATACATCCAGCTGATACGGTTTTGTTTGCACAGGTTGTTTTTCATCTTGTCACAAACGGCAAGACAAAACCAAAATTTCATTCCACAGCATGAGACTAATAGAAAGACGCTCATAAAAACTCCAAACCCACCTTATAACAATGAGTTTTCGATAAATAAGTGAACCAAGATGAGATGGACATGGACTAACACAAACggttgaaaaaattgaatgtcATATATGAACCACGTAGATATTGAGTAGGCACAGGTTTCTTACTTTACTGCTTGTTCAGAAAAATACTTCCCTGGCTGCCTCTGCCGAAGCGTGTGCAAGTCGCCTCCAGGGCAGAACTCCATCACCAAGCATGAGAACTTTTCCGTCTCAAAATGGGTATATAAGGTCGGGAGGAAAGGATGGTCTAAAGACTGTAGTATCTCTCTTTCTGTCTGCGCCCGAAGCAGTTTTTTCCGGCTTGCTAATGATGCTTTGTCCATAATCTTCAGTGCAAAATGGCACTTAGTTCCAGCCAACTCTGAAAGATACACGCTTCCAATATCCCCACAACCCAACTTCTTGAGATGTCTGAAATGACTCATACCCAATACGCCAACTTTTGCTCGGACAGCCTGTATTGCTTCCCATTGTATGTCATTTGCCTTGTGAGGCTTGTTGATGCTGCTACTTAAGCTGCTACAAGTGCTTTCATCACTCACATCACTGCTTGTGCTGCCTCTACAGATACTGCTCTTCCCGCTCTCAACAAAATCAGCTCGATCGCTGATTTTGGCACTACCACTAGTCTTGGCAACACTGCTGGTTCCATCACTGACTTTAGCTGAAACTGGGCTAATTCCTTGCTCAGAAGTTTTCTTTTCTGGATCAGCCCCACCTTCAACTGAGCCCTTAGTCTCTTTCCCCACGGAGACTACATAAGCTGGCACTTGTTTTGGCTCACCCAATAATAACGTCGAATCTAACCTCTCAGCTAAATAACTGTTGGACTCCTTTTGATGAGAGCTCAGCGATCTTTCTTCCACCCTGGTTTCGACAGAAACCTGCTTTAACGTGACTAGTTGCACATTCTTAGGTAATTTCCTTGGTGTCACTGGCTCCGATTTGTGAGTCTTTGTAATCTGTAAAGGTGGAGGCTTGCGGAAATTCCTTTCTGTTGTTTGACTACCGATTAATTTTCTCTGCTTTTCCGGAGAAGTTCCGGCACCAGATTTTGAGGCCATCCACGGAATGCAGTCAAATAGATCAGATTACAAAAACCCATAACTCAACTCAACCCCCGATTTCACGGCGTGACTCCCACCATCATTGACATCCCCAACAATTTCCATCTCCAAATCCATCAATAGTAGGGTAAAATCTGTGAGACATCAATCACAGAAATCACCACACCGAAACGTACAAAATATGCTTGAACCAAAGTTGTCGAATTAAGACTACAAACAAGGTcacacaaattaaaagaaactcGGAGCAAAAAGTGGAACATGTCAGACAAATCGCCATCgttcaaaatacataaaatgctTGAATGGAGGTTTTCGAGTTCAGACTGAGAGTAAAAAGAGGAACTTAATCGGAGATTAAGAATCATTAGTCGCCACTAAATCTACATGACCCCCGtcttaaattgaaaaaaaaaaattagacaacGAATTATCTTTTAAGCAGGAACAAAGAGGTGAAAAATCTCCGCTCTTGCAGCTTAAAGTTTAAGATTTcattattaacaaaagaaaaattacataacacaaaCAAGATATTGCAGGCAAGCCCAGATCATAGCTCATAcactattgaaaaaaataaccgAAAGGCGGGTTGGGATTTTTCAAAAGACAGGAATACGGCAGACATCTACCTCAAAATGCCAATCCTTCTGTCCATGAAAAATTAGactttcaagaggaaaaatgtaATGGATAAAAGAATCATGTAAAAGTAAGAGAAACTCAAGGAATTCCCACCTAAATGTAGATTCTTCATAGCTCTGAATACACAACAACAAACGCCAAAAGACCCAAAGATAAGAGCAAAGTAAAGAGAAATGACAGATCTCCAAAAACAAAGACCCACCTATTTGGATCCAAGAACCCCACAGACGCTAAAAATCAATATAGAGTGCAACgagaagtgaaaaagaaagccCCCACTTGGGCAAATCAGAAAACCCAGTAGAAAAGTAAAGATAAAAAAGGAAGCCCAAAAGAGCCTCAAAGATCAGGACTTTGGGGGAGGGGGGACCTTTTGCTTTAGCAGAGTGGGAAAAGAGCTCTCTCTCTactgtagagagagagagagaaaagagagcaaTTCGTGAGAACTCCTTTCTCTCAAAATGTAAAGACAGGgtgggagagagaggaaagcaagaaatagaaaagaaaaagctttgAGTATGTGAGAAAAAGCTTTGGGTGTCTCTGTGGGCTCCCATCCAtgtacagagagagagaggagggtcAAAAGTTAAAAGCGgaggatttttcttttctttttctggttCAATTATTTCAATGAATTTTGTTCCCGAAAACATAAGGGTCTCAATCAACACATGGGCTCCACCGGCTCCATCCTGTCCATTCGTGTTTTGTGTCTTTTTAGTTTTCCTATTTAAGGCTTCATATTCTTTCTAAATGACTATTGTGCCCCCAATACAACatctttctttttggttttaaatTGTCACAAATGTTGCCTATTTTAGCCTTTTTGGCTATTGATAATTAAGTTAAAGACAAGTGGTCCATGACAGTGTTAAGTAGATGAAAAGGCCAGGGATGATGAGGATGGAGGGCCAGGATGGGTTTTTGAAAAGTCAAAGAGATGGCTATGGGTAGAGGAGAGTCACTGGAGAGGTGGGAGAACTGGGGAATGCTTATTATTGGGTTGGGGGGCCTGAAGGTGACGATGGATTAAATTTACAAGAGATGTgaaacaattataaaatatatatatatacatataaataaatatacaaatagATTTTAATCCAAAGTTAATTGAGTCTGATAATTGaacatgaaatgagatgaggccaagagagagagagaggccaggGGTCCTGAATTGGCTGGTCTCGGCTAGATTCTCCACAAGCATTTTTGGCACAGCTTTTTCCTCATGGGATGAAATCAGCATCCACAATATCTGCATTCACATGTTCACCGCAATATTCAACATTAATTCCAACAGCATCAAGATGATGAGGTGTAGTTAAATTATAGCCACTCCTGCCCTTCAACCGACTTCTGTCTTCCTATGGTTGGTACCCAAATTGCTTGCTTACctataaatgaaaaaagaaacaaaagaaaagaccaAATTTTTTGGTTAATTGCAAATCGATCAAGTATATTGAAAAACTCGTGGCGACAACAACTTGacacattaattaataataagtaGCATGCAATTCTTAGCCAGCAATTTGTCATAAGACCTGATGATAGCCATCTCTAATCTCCCTTACTACTTTTTCCATTCCATTTCATTTCTTGTTTTATATAAACTATGAGTGCTGctgcatttataaaaaatatatatataaaactaatcttacaaattaatataatttcattttatatgttatatttattttataatgaaaataactatgaaaaatcaaatcaagctacatcaatttataaaattatttttacgtattctatTGATAacgataataaaatattagatgaCTTATTGGTAGATGGGAACAAGAGTAAaagcaattttttctttttttgggaaCTTGGGCACACCATTGgtttaatttaagaataaatCTTCCCAACCCCCCAATCCCCCAACACCccacctcttttttattttttaatatttttttaatattttttttttaatttatttttttaaattaatttaattattttatttattatttatatattaaatatttgataaaaaataaaataataaaaattaaaaaataagtggaGTGTTGGGGGGTTGGGGGTTGTGTAGCATAACCCTTAATTTAATATAGATAATgcttgtttgaaaaatattaaaaatatatactttctcGATTTGACCCATTTTAGTTTGgacttttatttaaagaaaatgtgaaaattaaaaaatgggtCAACAATGTATACcatatatacacaaaaatatTTAGGACTGTCTGTATCCGTCCTGTACTGTCGCCATGCTAAAATTACAGTGACTCAAATTCCAAGTCTGATATCCAATGGATGAAAATAGTGCAAAATAAAGGTAGTTGAAGATTGTAGCTTTTCTATTTTTGCGCCGAACAAATAGTCTGTTTATAACAAAGGAAGTATTGACCATTGTATGGCTCCATCATAGCTGATCAGCCATTCATTAGTTTTATagaatatgataaataaaaacaaactaaaataaaataaaataaaaacaaactatagCCTATAGCCTATATACGTTTCGTGCCAGAGAAACAGGATTCCTTTATTCCAAATGGCCAGTTGGTTCACCCACATCACATGCTCACATATGCAATGgccaaatataatatatacatataaaaattaaagaaacatggttttattttaaagaCCGACAACTGTGGAATCTTTTCCATCAACCACTATAAACCCCGATCATTTCAAT
This window harbors:
- the LOC122289915 gene encoding serine/threonine-protein kinase D6PK-like — its product is MASKSGAGTSPEKQRKLIGSQTTERNFRKPPPLQITKTHKSEPVTPRKLPKNVQLVTLKQVSVETRVEERSLSSHQKESNSYLAERLDSTLLLGEPKQVPAYVVSVGKETKGSVEGGADPEKKTSEQGISPVSAKVSDGTSSVAKTSGSAKISDRADFVESGKSSICRGSTSSDVSDESTCSSLSSSINKPHKANDIQWEAIQAVRAKVGVLGMSHFRHLKKLGCGDIGSVYLSELAGTKCHFALKIMDKASLASRKKLLRAQTEREILQSLDHPFLPTLYTHFETEKFSCLVMEFCPGGDLHTLRQRQPGKYFSEQAVKFYVAEVLLALEYLHMLGIVYRDLKPENVLVRDDGHIMLSDFDLSLRCAYIPTLVKSSAPESEPMRKNPVYCVQPACIEPSCIQPSCVAPTTCFGPRLFSSKSKKDRKPKNEMGNQVSPLPELMAEPTNARSMSFVGTHEYLAPEIIKGEGHGSAVDWWTFGIFLYELLFGKTPFKGSGNRATLFNVVGQPLRFPESPVVSFSARDLIRGLLVKEPQHRLAYKRGATEIKQHPFFEGVNWALIRCASPPEIPKPIEIERIPVSTASTSDKAAPAACPDQNYLEFDFF